In the genome of Poecilia reticulata strain Guanapo linkage group LG16, Guppy_female_1.0+MT, whole genome shotgun sequence, one region contains:
- the zfat gene encoding zinc finger protein ZFAT isoform X4: MNGEKAAGSVFMCRLCNLFSPSRSQLLAHCSKNHPQHESPDSIITALQPLITEPVEKLLDNPIKRKRGRPKGSTKKLQRDLMDQTTVAAQSADENLKGKESRLNGGQQQCGLVKDGESQDGALGRECRICHRTFSNKRQILKHICLREEDEEDDVQQHGAEEDVGSRGTDPNQTKQKPTSSGLKRQKGTSSSNLTSVNRVCSERGKTTGQKKALINVVLTEDKILPAGVCKMVTVENTSAETESSAIQGQHQLLASGGTSCENNQTPQEELSSNLKSGTTTSTSKGFQEYSIKQDAANLPQSKLKIFACEFCNKIFKFRHSLVAHLRTHTKEKPFQCPHCDYASAIKANLNVHLRKHTGEKFSCDHCAFSCLSPGHLKVHIERVHLKMKQHCSFCVKKYSDVKNLLKHMETRHNLKDSAVLQTYQQLRLKTRQGLRQLLYHCPTCNRRFKNQQERERHLLIHGPQPPFACLLCDHTATKMVALTAHVRKHLFLYVCSVCNKKLVSSQRLRGHLEESHPELDMEQTFINCINISYYLILPEGGGGSEEAVEKEREATFKEDEAAGTKIEGNKGPGGDKEELRNDGKQQQEEEQTQSVQMMAEEKGKEDRLSIGGAQKDSQNKSNEAAVEEKLLNSSACVSAADANAEKNDSSSSPDGVHSSSLKDRTQENTQPDVVNSSAVSSTASSSSSGVSNSSDLPGETHSSSASQVESSQTSPTEKSAFEQVFLSLQKTRLDMETYQRLRKIYGDLECQYCGKLFWYKVHYNVHVRTHTKEHLHYCSKCSYSSITKSSLKRHQIQKHSGLLLPCSSPGCKYSTPDKYKLQAHMRTQHEQESCAVCPICQRTFPQHRLKHHLKSSHPDKVPVGDKGPMVQRAEKCPYCDSYFLKNSSDFQQHIWAHQGLKPYVCSVCSYSSCNRSNLKTHMNRHSSEKHHLCDHCGKKFKSKLTLKSHRLNHTDEGKKFQCSECPFTSVFRPSLLRHMEQHAKFKPFRCAHCHYSCNIAGALRRHFNIKHPEETYENAGPGLPNSETLKQQGGMKCPECEFVYGTKWELTRHLKTKHNLKVVEGNWEVAEETLAQYVSVENEEHLTEAPLAVLEGNGNVQQIAELSSETHNAVASVVAMAPGTVTVVQQVQVATDHEVGDCSNQLMVVNADEDLDGNQVMVVEDGHGLDALTVLTQGENTHHYIVYIQEQTVEIN; the protein is encoded by the exons ATGAACGGAGAAAAAGCAG CTGGCTCTGTGTTCATGTGTCGCCTGTGCAACCTGTTCTCGCCCAGTCGCTCCCAACTGCTGGCACATTGCTCCAAGAATCACCCCCAGCATGAATCCCCAGACAGCATTATTACTGCACTGCAGCCTCTCATAACTGAGCCTGTGGAGAAGCTGTTAG ACAATCCAATTAAGCGAAAACGAGGAAGACCAAAAGGTTCTACAAAGAAGTTACAGAGGGACTTGATGGACCAGACCACTGTTGCTGCTCAAAGTGCAGACGAAAATCTGAAAGGAAAAGAATCGAGACTCAATGGTGGACAGCAACAGTGTGGTTTAGTCAAAGATG GTGAAAGTCAGGATGGGGCTTTAGGGCGTGAATGCAGAATCTGCCATCGCACATTCAGCAACAAACGACAAATCCTCAAACATATCTGCCTtagagaggaagatgaagaggacGATGTCCAGCAGCATG GTGCAGAAGAAGATGTTGGTTCCAGAGGAACAGatccaaaccaaacaaaacaaaaaccaacaagCTCTGGACTGAAAAGACAGAAAG GTACCAGCAGCTCTAATCTCACAAGCGTCAACCGAGTTTGCAgcgaaagaggaaaaacaacggGACAGAAAAAAGCTCTGATTAATGTTGTTCTGACAGAAGACAAAATACTTCCAG CAGGTGTCTGCAAAATGGTGACAGTAGAAAATACTTCAGCAGAAACAGAGTCTTCAGCTATTCAAGGTCAACATCag CTTCTTGCAAGTGGAGGTACATCTTGTGAAAATAACCAGACACCACAAGAGGAGCTAAG TTCTAATCTGAAGTCAGGAACAACTACTTCAACCAGCAAAGGATTCCAGGAATATTCTATCAAGCAAGATGCTGCCAa TTTACCCCAGAGCAAGCTGAAGATCTTTGCCTGTGAGTTTTGCAATAAGATCTTTAAGTTCAGACATTCATTGGTCGCCCATCTCAGGACACACACCAAGGAAAAACCCTTTCAGTGTCCACACTGTGACTACGCCTCAGCCATCAAAG ctAACCTGAATGTTCACCTGAGGAAGCACACAGGAGAGAAGTTCAGCTGTGATCACTGTGCCTTCAGCTGCCTCAGCCCAGGACACCTAAAG GTTCACATAGAGAGAGTCCATCTGAAGATGAAGCAGCACTGCAGCTTTTGTGTGAAAAAGTACTCTGACGTGAAGAACTTGTTGAAACACATGGAGACACGGCACAACCTGAAAGACTCTGCTGTCCTCCAGACCTACCAGCAACTAAG GTTAAAGACTCGTCAGGGCCTCCGGCAGCTCCTCTATCACTGCCCCACCTGTAACCGACGCTTTAAGAATCAGCAGGAGCGAGAGCGCCACCTGCTGATCCATGGGCCTCAGCCACCCTTTGCCTGTCTGCTCTGTGACCACACTGCAACGAAGATGGTCGCCCTCACCGCACACGTCAGAAAGCACCTCTTCTTGTACGTGTGCAGTGTGTGCAACAAAAAACTAGTCAGCTCGCAGAGGTTGAGGGGTCACCTGGAGGAGAGTCATCCTGAGCTGGACATGGAGCAGACCTTCATCAACTGTATCAACATCAGCTACTATCTGATTCTGCctgaaggaggtggaggaagtgAGGAGGCCGTGGAAAAAGAGAGGGAAGCAACTTTCAAGGAAGATGAGGCCGCCGGAACAAAGATAGAAGGAAACAAAGGTCCTGGTGGAGATAAAGAGGAACTGAGAAATGATGGGAAGCAACAGCAGGAGGAAGAACAAACCCAATCTGTGCAGATGATGGcagaagagaaaggaaaagaagacaGACTGAGCATAGGTGGAGCTCAGAAAGATTCCCAGAACAAATCCAATGAGGCAGCAGTTGAGGAGAAATTACTTAATTCATCTGcatgtgtttctgctgctgacgcaaatgcagaaaaaaatgattcGTCTTCATCACCCGATGGGGTCCACAGCTCATCTCTGAAAGACAGGACTcaagaaaacacacaaccagatgTTGTAAACTCATCTGCAGTCAGCAGCACagcctcatcttcatcatcagggGTTTCCAACTCTTCAGATTTACCTGGTGAAACACATTCATCTTCAGCTTCCCAGGTAGAAAGCAGCCAAACTTCCCCTACAGAGAAG agtGCCTTCGAGCAggtgtttttgtctcttcagaAAACCCGCCTCGATATGGAGACCTATCAGAGGCTCAGGAAAATCTACGGAGACCTTGAATGTCAATATTGTG GTAAGCTGTTCTGGTACAAGGTTCATTACAACGTCCACGTCCGCACACACACCAAGGAGCACTTGCATTACTGTTCAAAGTGCAGCTACTCTTCCATCACCAAGAGCTCACTGAAGCGGCACCAGATCCAGAAGCACAGTGGCCTGCTGCTGCCTTGTTCGAGTCCTGGCTGCAAATACTCCACACCTGACAAATACAAACTGCAAGCACATATGAGGACTCAACATGAACAG GAGAGCTGTGCTGTGTGTCCCATCTGTCAACGCACTTTCCCACAGCACAGATTAAAGCACCACCTTAAATCATCCCACCCAG ATAAAGTACCTGTTGGAGATAAAGGACCGATGGTGCAGCGTGCAGAGAAGTGCCCTTACTGTGACTCCTACTTCCTGAAGAACAGCAGTGACTTTCAGCAACACATCTGGGCCCATCAAG GTTTGAAGCCCTACGTCTGCAGTGTGTGCAGCTACTCGAGCTGCAATCGGAGTAACCTGAAGACCCACATGAACCGACACAGCAGTGAGAAGCATCATCTCTGTGATCACTGTGGTAAAAAGTTCAAATCTAAGCTCACGCTGAAAAGTCACCGACTGAACCACACAGATGAAG GGAAGAAATTTCAGTGTTCGGAGTGTCCTTTTACGTCTGTTTTCAGACCTTCCTTGCTCAGACACATGGAGCAACATGCTAAGTTTAAG ccATTTCGTTGCGCTCACTGCCACTACTCGTGTAATATCGCCGGTGCTCTGAGGCGACACTTCAACATCAAGCACCCAGAAGAAACCTATGAGAATGCTGGACCCGGACTGCCAAACTCCGAAACCCTGAAACAGCAAG GTGGGATGAAGTGCCCAGAGTGTGAGTTTGTTTATGGAACAAAGTGGGAGCTGACCCGTCACCTGAAGACCAAACACAATTTGAAAGTGGTCGAGGGAAACTGGGAG GTGGCTGAGGAGACATTAGCTCAGTATGTGTCTGTAGAGAATGAAGAACACCTGACAGAAGCACCTCTAGCAGTCCTGGAGGGCAACG